The following is a genomic window from Acidimicrobiia bacterium.
ACCAGATGCTCGAGTGGTGGGGACCGGTGATCGACGAGTACTACGCGGCGAGTGAGGGCGGCGGCACGATCGTGTACGCCAACGAGTGGCTCGAGCACCCCGGCACCGTCGGTCGCGCGTGGCCGATCTCCGAGGTCGTGATTCTCGACGACAACGACAACGAGCTTCCCGCCGGCCAAATCGGCACGGTCTACATGCACATGATGACGGGTAACTTCGAGTACTTCAAAGACAAGGACAAGACCGACAAGAGCCGAAAGGGCAAGTTCTTCACGGTCGGCGACGTCGGCTACCTCGACGAGGACGGCTGGCTGTTCCTCTCGGACCGCAAGACCGACATGATCATCTCCGGCGGCGCGAACATCTATCCCGCCGAGATCGAGAGCGAGCTGATCATGCACCCGAAGGTTGCCGATGTCGCGGTGTTCGGCATCCCCCACGAGGACTGGGGCGAAGAGGTCAAGGCGGTGGTGGAGCCGATCGACGGCGCCGACGGCGGCCCCGACCTCGAAGCCGAGATTCTCGAGTGGTGCAAGGACCGGCTGGCCAAGTTCAAGACCCCGCGCTCGATCGACTTCACGACCGAGATGCCGCGCGATCCGAACGGCAAGCTCTACAAGCGCAAGCTCCGCGATCCCTATTGGGAGGGTCGCGAGCGCGCAATCTGACGGGTTGACGATCTCGTTGTGCAGTGTGTTGCGCCGAGCGACACGGAGTGCACAACGAGCCCTGCCCAGGCGCTCGGACCGTCAGGCAAACCGAGTGGTCAGAAGCTCGCCGACTCTCTTCACCGTGGCGGCGTCGGCGAACGGAAGATTGAAGATCGGGTAGTCGACGCCGGCTTCGAGTGACGCGGCGACCTGGTCGGCGACCTCGTCGTCAGTGCCGATCGTGCAGCCCGCCACGAACTCCGCGCCGGCCATGCCGGTGATCATCTCGCGGGTCTCGCCGGCCTGCTGCGCAGAGNNNNNNNNNNNNNNNNNNNNNNNNNNNNNNNNNNN
Proteins encoded in this region:
- a CDS encoding LLM class F420-dependent oxidoreductase, translated to SAQQAGETREMITGMAGAEFVAGCTIGTDDEVADQVAASLEAGVDYPIFNLPFADAATVKRVGELLTTRFA